Proteins co-encoded in one Trueperella abortisuis genomic window:
- a CDS encoding Fur family transcriptional regulator, which translates to MTRQRNALATLLSETEEFLPAQRIHELLLERGEKVGLATVYRNLQALAEQGTVDVLRQEGSDVQLFRHCADDGHHHHLLCRNCGKTVELFIPQLEELTKSVAKDNGFTDVSHDIEIYGLCANCAANAER; encoded by the coding sequence ATGACACGGCAACGCAACGCCCTTGCCACTTTGCTCTCTGAGACTGAGGAGTTCTTGCCGGCCCAGCGCATCCATGAGCTCCTCCTCGAGCGTGGCGAGAAGGTCGGACTGGCCACGGTCTACCGCAACCTTCAGGCCCTCGCCGAGCAGGGAACCGTTGACGTGTTGCGCCAGGAAGGCAGCGACGTCCAGCTCTTCCGCCACTGCGCCGACGACGGCCATCATCATCACCTCCTGTGTCGCAACTGTGGGAAAACCGTGGAGCTTTTCATCCCCCAGCTCGAGGAGCTGACCAAGAGTGTCGCTAAGGACAACGGCTTCACAGACGTCTCCCACGACATCGAAATCTACGGCCTGTGCGCCAATTGCGCCGCCAACGCCGAACGTTAG
- a CDS encoding glycine--tRNA ligase, whose protein sequence is MAKQAPSRLDQAISLAKRRGFVFPSGEIYGGTRSAWDYGPLGVELKENVKRQWWKRNVQGRADVVGLDSSIILPRQVWHASGHVDTFSDPLVECLECHKRLREDELIEQYAAKHEVAEADVTMDDVVCPNCGNRGKWTEPRAFSGMLKTFLGPVDDEAGLHYLRPETAQGIFVNFNNVMTSARMKPPFGIAQTGKSFRNEITPGNFIFRTREFEQMEIEFFVKPGEDEEWHQKWIDERLAFYIDLGIDPANLRLYEHPQEKLSHYSKRTVDIEYRFGFPNSEFGELEGIANRTDFDLTAHSEASGKKLEYFDQQTGERYTPYVIEPSAGLTRSLMAFLVEAYAEDEAPNTKGGVDKRVVLKLDPRLAPVKAAILPLSRKEELTSVAKDVAAQLRKYWNIDYDDAGAVGRRYRRQDEIGTPYCVTIDFDTLEDKAVTVRERDSMEQVRIPLEEVKTFLSEKLAGC, encoded by the coding sequence GTGGCCAAGCAGGCACCTTCGCGTCTCGATCAAGCAATTTCCCTCGCGAAGCGGCGCGGCTTCGTCTTCCCCTCGGGAGAAATCTACGGCGGCACGCGTTCCGCGTGGGACTACGGGCCGCTCGGCGTCGAGCTTAAGGAAAACGTCAAGCGCCAGTGGTGGAAGCGCAACGTGCAGGGTCGCGCCGACGTCGTCGGTCTGGATTCGTCCATCATCCTCCCGCGTCAGGTCTGGCACGCCTCCGGCCACGTGGACACGTTCTCCGACCCCCTCGTCGAGTGCCTCGAGTGCCACAAGCGCCTGCGCGAGGACGAGCTCATCGAGCAGTACGCCGCCAAGCACGAGGTGGCCGAAGCCGACGTGACGATGGACGACGTGGTGTGCCCCAACTGCGGTAACCGCGGCAAGTGGACCGAGCCGCGCGCGTTCTCCGGCATGCTTAAGACCTTCCTCGGCCCCGTCGACGACGAGGCCGGGCTTCACTACCTGCGCCCCGAGACCGCCCAGGGAATCTTCGTTAACTTCAACAACGTCATGACGTCGGCGCGCATGAAGCCCCCGTTCGGCATCGCCCAGACTGGTAAGTCCTTCCGCAACGAGATCACCCCGGGCAACTTCATCTTCCGCACCCGCGAGTTCGAGCAAATGGAGATCGAGTTCTTCGTCAAGCCGGGCGAGGACGAGGAATGGCACCAAAAGTGGATCGATGAGCGCCTCGCCTTCTACATCGACCTCGGTATCGACCCGGCCAACCTGCGCCTCTACGAGCACCCGCAGGAGAAGCTCTCCCACTACTCCAAGCGCACGGTGGACATCGAATACCGCTTCGGCTTCCCCAACTCCGAGTTCGGCGAGCTTGAAGGCATCGCCAACCGCACCGACTTCGACCTCACCGCGCACTCGGAGGCCTCCGGCAAGAAGCTGGAGTACTTCGACCAGCAGACCGGTGAACGCTACACCCCCTACGTCATCGAGCCCTCCGCGGGCCTGACCCGCTCGCTCATGGCCTTCCTCGTGGAGGCCTACGCCGAGGACGAGGCACCCAACACGAAGGGAGGGGTGGACAAGCGGGTGGTGCTCAAGCTCGACCCGCGCCTGGCCCCGGTGAAGGCGGCCATCCTTCCGCTCTCGCGCAAGGAGGAGCTGACCTCGGTGGCGAAGGACGTCGCCGCGCAGCTGCGCAAGTACTGGAACATCGACTACGACGACGCCGGAGCGGTCGGCCGCCGCTATCGCCGCCAGGATGAGATCGGCACGCCCTACTGCGTGACGATTGACTTCGACACCCTGGAGGACAAGGCCGTGACGGTGCGCGAGCGCGACTCGATGGAGCAGGTGCGCATCCCGCTGGAGGAGGTCAAGACGTTCCTGTCCGAGAAGCTGGCTGGCTGTTAG
- the dusB gene encoding tRNA dihydrouridine synthase DusB produces MGGLGLGTPLMLAPMAGVTNPPFRQLCREFGEAALADLTDGFGADIVANPGGTPGAGHAPGTFAPAGLYVCEMITSRALVEQTPETMRMIQPDMGDPVRSIQIYGVGPATVAEAVRLVVGNGYADHIDLNFGCPVPKVTRKGGGSALPWKHDLFEAIVSAAVRAADQTSGGRVPVTAKVRIGIDEDHETFRDAARICEDAGIAALTLHARTTAQHYSGTARWEVIGDLVRESSLPVFGNGDVFEAQDAAAMMRQTGAVGVVVGRGCQGRPWLFYDLVAAMHGSDRRMRPNLAQVCQIIMRHAALAVDHFGEERRAMREMRKHVGWYMRGFAVGGQLRRDLGLVNTLEELGLRLSQLDLTQGYPEAASGPRGRAGGEKQPHLPEFWLDSHVLSPEQKARLHEAELGISGG; encoded by the coding sequence ATCGGCGGCCTGGGCCTGGGCACCCCGCTCATGCTCGCCCCGATGGCGGGCGTGACCAACCCGCCCTTCAGGCAGCTGTGCCGCGAGTTCGGCGAGGCGGCGCTGGCCGATCTCACGGACGGTTTCGGTGCGGACATCGTCGCGAATCCCGGCGGCACTCCCGGGGCCGGGCACGCTCCCGGAACATTTGCGCCGGCCGGCCTGTACGTCTGCGAGATGATCACCTCACGGGCGCTCGTGGAGCAAACCCCCGAGACGATGCGGATGATCCAACCCGACATGGGTGACCCGGTGCGCTCGATCCAGATCTACGGGGTAGGCCCGGCCACCGTGGCGGAGGCGGTTCGGCTCGTCGTCGGCAACGGATACGCCGACCACATCGACCTCAACTTCGGCTGCCCCGTGCCCAAGGTGACCCGCAAGGGCGGCGGTTCGGCGCTACCCTGGAAACACGACCTGTTCGAGGCGATCGTGAGCGCGGCCGTCCGCGCGGCCGACCAGACCTCCGGCGGCCGGGTGCCCGTCACGGCGAAGGTGCGCATCGGCATCGACGAGGACCACGAAACCTTCCGTGACGCGGCACGAATCTGCGAAGACGCCGGGATCGCGGCCCTGACCCTTCACGCCCGCACCACCGCCCAGCACTACTCGGGCACGGCCCGCTGGGAAGTGATCGGCGACCTGGTGCGCGAATCGTCCCTGCCGGTGTTCGGCAACGGTGACGTGTTCGAGGCGCAGGACGCGGCGGCGATGATGAGGCAGACGGGCGCGGTCGGCGTCGTCGTCGGGCGCGGATGCCAAGGCCGGCCGTGGCTGTTCTACGACCTCGTGGCCGCCATGCACGGATCGGATCGGCGAATGCGACCGAACCTGGCGCAGGTGTGCCAGATCATCATGCGCCACGCCGCGCTCGCGGTGGACCACTTCGGCGAGGAGCGCCGGGCCATGCGGGAGATGCGCAAGCACGTGGGCTGGTACATGCGTGGCTTCGCCGTGGGCGGGCAGCTACGCCGCGACCTGGGACTCGTGAACACGCTGGAGGAGCTGGGCCTCCGGCTCAGCCAGCTCGACCTCACCCAGGGCTACCCGGAGGCAGCGAGCGGCCCGCGCGGCCGCGCCGGCGGGGAAAAGCAACCGCATCTGCCCGAATTCTGGCTCGATTCCCATGTTCTCTCCCCGGAGCAGAAGGCGCGCCTTCACGAGGCTGAGCTCGGCATCTCCGGGGGCTGA
- a CDS encoding metal ABC transporter substrate-binding protein, whose product MKLSKIAPLFFAGALALGACSSGSNGAGSPSSVASSSSASSAGALKVTTSFYPLSYLAERIGADHVAITDLTPPGSDAHGVELSPKEVAELSQSDLVLYIAKLSPAIDDAITASGVSAVNIGESVNLLPFDALGTDPHDGEDHDHADHDADHADHDADHADHDAEAHDHEAHDHEEGDGHDHGTHDPHFWTDPARMILAADTVAEKLAGLDEANRATYEANAKAVKADLQALVDELKGIDATQCRTDSFLVSHKAFSYLALEAGLNQIGIAGFDPEIEPSPARIREIQDIVTEHDINTVFATSDGETKTAKAIGDDLGLKVDVLDPAATQRDPNMDYIDVLKQDISLLRSSMGCS is encoded by the coding sequence ATGAAGCTGTCAAAAATCGCTCCCCTTTTCTTCGCCGGCGCCCTCGCGCTCGGCGCATGTTCGTCCGGCTCCAACGGTGCCGGCTCCCCCAGCAGCGTCGCTTCCTCCAGTAGCGCCTCCTCCGCCGGAGCGCTCAAGGTCACGACGTCGTTCTACCCGCTGAGCTACCTGGCCGAGCGGATCGGGGCCGACCACGTGGCAATCACGGACCTGACCCCGCCGGGCTCCGATGCCCACGGCGTCGAGCTCTCGCCGAAGGAGGTCGCCGAGCTGTCCCAGTCGGACCTCGTCCTCTACATCGCCAAGCTCTCCCCCGCCATCGACGACGCGATCACGGCCTCCGGCGTCTCCGCCGTAAACATCGGCGAATCCGTAAATCTCCTGCCCTTCGACGCGCTCGGCACCGACCCGCACGACGGCGAAGATCACGACCACGCAGACCACGACGCCGACCACGCCGACCACGACGCCGACCACGCCGACCACGACGCCGAGGCTCACGACCACGAAGCTCACGACCACGAAGAGGGCGACGGCCACGACCACGGCACCCACGACCCGCACTTCTGGACCGACCCGGCCCGCATGATCCTTGCCGCGGACACGGTTGCCGAGAAGCTCGCCGGTCTCGACGAGGCGAACAGGGCCACATACGAGGCCAACGCGAAGGCCGTCAAGGCCGACCTGCAGGCCCTCGTCGACGAGCTGAAGGGCATCGACGCCACCCAGTGCCGCACCGATTCCTTCCTCGTCTCCCACAAGGCATTCTCCTACCTAGCCCTCGAGGCAGGGCTGAACCAGATCGGAATCGCCGGTTTCGACCCGGAGATTGAGCCCTCCCCGGCGCGCATCCGCGAGATCCAGGACATCGTCACAGAACACGACATCAACACGGTCTTCGCCACCTCGGACGGCGAGACGAAGACAGCTAAGGCCATCGGCGATGACCTTGGTCTCAAGGTCGACGTCCTCGACCCCGCCGCAACCCAGCGTGACCCTAACATGGACTACATCGACGTGTTGAAGCAGGACATCAGCCTGCTTCGTAGCTCCATGGGGTGTTCATGA
- a CDS encoding metal ABC transporter ATP-binding protein yields the protein MTTAVSASGLHVQLGSAHILLGIDFELAQGRTLAVLGANGSGKSTLVRALVGAIPTSAGTITLFGTNLASRRKVDWARIGFAPQRTTATSGVPATALETVMGGLVYGSRLRPRRGGRDAAMAALETVGLAERADESVQTFSGGQQQRILTARALVRDPDLIILDEPFAGVDSSSRETILATLSTQKVRGKTIILVLHEVHEYRELVDEALILDAGRVLEHTADVSDLHGSGHHALPGHDHVHRHGDDAPHYRSPWMGGPL from the coding sequence ATGACAACAGCGGTAAGCGCGAGTGGCCTGCACGTTCAGCTCGGGTCCGCTCACATCCTCTTGGGGATTGACTTTGAACTCGCGCAGGGTCGCACCCTCGCCGTACTTGGCGCGAATGGCTCCGGCAAGTCCACGCTCGTGCGTGCACTGGTCGGGGCCATCCCGACATCCGCCGGCACGATCACGCTTTTTGGCACGAACCTCGCCTCCCGACGCAAGGTTGACTGGGCCCGTATCGGCTTTGCTCCCCAGCGCACGACGGCGACCTCCGGCGTCCCCGCAACCGCCCTCGAGACCGTCATGGGCGGCCTCGTCTACGGCAGCCGGCTGCGCCCCCGGCGCGGCGGTCGCGACGCAGCGATGGCCGCGCTCGAGACGGTCGGGCTGGCCGAGCGCGCCGACGAGTCGGTCCAGACCTTCTCCGGCGGCCAGCAACAGCGCATCCTCACAGCCCGCGCGCTTGTGCGCGACCCGGACCTCATCATCCTCGACGAGCCCTTCGCCGGCGTCGACTCCTCCTCCCGCGAGACCATCCTCGCAACGCTGTCGACACAGAAGGTCAGGGGTAAGACGATCATCCTCGTCCTTCACGAGGTCCATGAGTATCGCGAGCTGGTCGACGAGGCCCTCATCCTCGACGCCGGGCGGGTACTCGAGCACACCGCCGACGTGAGCGACCTGCACGGCTCGGGCCACCACGCCCTGCCCGGGCACGACCACGTCCACCGCCACGGGGATGACGCCCCACATTACCGATCCCCATGGATGGGAGGCCCCCTGTGA
- a CDS encoding RNA-binding S4 domain-containing protein, with the protein MEEIPVRLPIKLSQFLKLANLVETGGHASELIAAGEVLVNGAVETRRHHKLSADDVVEAGGYRVRVVED; encoded by the coding sequence ATGGAAGAAATACCCGTGCGCCTGCCCATCAAGCTCAGCCAGTTCCTCAAGCTAGCAAACCTTGTGGAGACGGGCGGTCATGCCAGCGAGCTCATCGCCGCCGGCGAGGTCCTTGTCAACGGCGCGGTCGAAACCCGCCGCCACCACAAGCTCTCCGCCGACGACGTGGTGGAGGCCGGCGGCTACCGCGTCAGGGTCGTCGAGGATTAG
- a CDS encoding YibE/F family protein: MSESHDEVGHVHSHAAHLRMGPGQRRKVRTILAAIVVPLAIATIIGLVVLWPRGQTPVGSVQLNYAGSTTAVGTVTSIGQADELGQYQVRMSVDGVEVPVHVPFEIVGNGLDVGDTIKALFSPGSAEGGSPYIFVDFVRDVPLGALVALYVIVVVAVARWKGFAALLGLSASLAVVGAFMLPALMVGTAPLAVIVVGASAMMFASIYFAHGVSIRTTTAVIGTFAGLLITGVLAAASVTANNLTGTLSDDAISLAGQLTYLNMSDILLCGIILAGLGALNDVTITQVSTVWELQAANEAASRTKVFRQAMVIGRDHIASTVYTLAFAYVGTSLPLLMSAALVDRGVLDLFTVGQIAEEIVRTLVASIGLVLAIPMTTAIATVLAPIAPSRKVAS; encoded by the coding sequence GTGAGCGAGTCTCACGATGAGGTGGGCCACGTGCACTCGCACGCGGCCCACCTTCGGATGGGTCCGGGCCAGAGGCGTAAGGTCCGCACGATCCTCGCCGCGATCGTCGTGCCGCTGGCGATCGCCACGATCATTGGGTTGGTGGTGCTATGGCCACGCGGGCAGACCCCGGTTGGTTCGGTCCAGCTTAACTACGCGGGCTCGACGACGGCGGTGGGCACCGTCACGTCGATTGGCCAGGCCGATGAGTTGGGCCAGTACCAGGTGAGGATGTCGGTGGACGGGGTGGAGGTCCCGGTCCACGTGCCCTTCGAGATCGTGGGCAACGGGCTCGACGTCGGGGACACAATCAAGGCTCTCTTCAGCCCCGGATCCGCGGAGGGCGGCTCGCCGTACATTTTTGTGGACTTCGTTCGCGACGTTCCGCTGGGGGCGCTGGTGGCCCTTTACGTCATCGTGGTGGTGGCCGTGGCGCGGTGGAAGGGATTTGCCGCGCTGCTGGGTCTTTCCGCCTCGCTGGCGGTGGTGGGCGCCTTTATGCTCCCGGCCCTCATGGTGGGAACGGCGCCGCTGGCGGTCATCGTGGTGGGGGCAAGCGCGATGATGTTCGCCTCCATCTACTTCGCCCACGGGGTTTCCATCCGCACCACGACGGCGGTAATCGGCACCTTCGCCGGGCTCCTCATCACCGGGGTGCTGGCGGCGGCGTCGGTGACAGCAAACAATCTCACGGGCACGCTCTCCGACGACGCGATCTCACTGGCCGGGCAGCTGACTTACCTCAATATGAGCGACATTTTGCTGTGCGGGATCATCCTCGCCGGCCTGGGCGCGCTCAACGACGTGACGATCACGCAGGTGTCAACGGTGTGGGAGCTCCAGGCCGCCAACGAGGCTGCGAGCCGCACGAAGGTGTTCCGGCAGGCCATGGTGATTGGCCGGGACCACATCGCCTCCACGGTCTACACCCTCGCCTTCGCCTACGTCGGCACATCGTTGCCGCTGCTCATGAGCGCGGCTCTCGTGGACCGCGGGGTGCTTGACCTGTTCACGGTGGGCCAGATTGCTGAGGAGATCGTCCGCACCCTGGTGGCATCCATCGGCCTTGTTCTCGCCATCCCGATGACGACGGCGATCGCCACAGTCCTCGCCCCGATCGCGCCTTCACGGAAGGTGGCTTCGTGA
- a CDS encoding deoxyguanosinetriphosphate triphosphohydrolase — MSYSSTDTQRWAHEPSKNPSRTDFERDRARVLHSSALRRLGAKTQVVGPESNDFIRTRLTHSLEVAQVGRSLAKNLGADQDLVEAACLCHDIGHPPFGHNGERTLNDICAAIGGFEGNAQTLRVISRLEPKRFHDDGRPAGLNLTRATIDATMKYPWPLHGGPGGAENPKFGYYADDTPVVAWVRGDEEGRCAEAQMMDLSDDIAYSVHDIEDAIVRGKLNPSALRADRTRQVDDVVASTVLWYGTAVSADELVAASQRLFAMRSWPTRYEGSLRDLARLKDLTSDLIGRFVSAVCAASLAATGGDPIFRHGADLTVPRETLAEITFLKGLAVHFVMAPREFEPVYYEQRTLIMDLVDAIMEDPEERLERQFLDQWCQAAGEEAKLRVVVDQVASLTDQSARLWHARFCGMLRH; from the coding sequence GTGAGTTATTCTTCAACAGATACCCAGCGATGGGCACACGAGCCATCGAAGAATCCGTCCCGGACCGACTTCGAGCGCGACCGCGCCCGCGTTCTCCATTCTTCAGCTCTTCGCCGGCTCGGCGCGAAGACCCAGGTGGTCGGCCCCGAATCCAACGACTTCATCCGCACCCGCCTCACCCATTCCCTCGAGGTTGCCCAGGTGGGGCGGAGTCTGGCGAAGAACCTCGGCGCCGACCAAGACCTCGTGGAGGCGGCCTGCCTCTGCCACGACATCGGCCACCCACCCTTCGGGCACAACGGCGAGCGCACACTCAACGATATCTGCGCAGCCATCGGCGGTTTCGAGGGTAACGCCCAGACGCTGCGCGTCATCAGCCGTCTCGAACCCAAGCGTTTTCACGACGACGGCCGCCCGGCTGGTCTTAACCTCACGCGCGCCACGATCGACGCCACGATGAAGTATCCCTGGCCCCTTCACGGCGGCCCCGGCGGGGCGGAGAACCCCAAGTTCGGCTACTACGCCGACGATACGCCCGTTGTTGCGTGGGTGCGCGGGGATGAGGAGGGCAGGTGCGCCGAGGCGCAAATGATGGACCTGTCCGACGATATCGCCTACTCCGTTCACGACATCGAGGACGCGATCGTGCGCGGGAAGCTCAACCCCTCGGCGCTACGGGCGGATCGGACGCGGCAGGTCGACGACGTCGTCGCTTCAACCGTCCTGTGGTACGGCACAGCCGTCTCAGCCGACGAGCTGGTCGCGGCCTCCCAGCGCCTGTTTGCCATGCGCTCCTGGCCGACCCGCTACGAGGGAAGCCTGCGCGATTTGGCCCGGCTCAAGGACCTGACCTCGGATCTCATCGGCCGTTTTGTTTCGGCCGTGTGCGCGGCAAGTTTGGCCGCCACGGGCGGGGATCCTATCTTCCGTCACGGCGCCGATTTGACGGTCCCGCGCGAGACCCTGGCCGAGATCACGTTCCTCAAGGGGCTGGCGGTTCACTTCGTCATGGCTCCGCGCGAGTTCGAACCGGTCTACTACGAGCAGCGCACCCTCATCATGGATCTTGTCGACGCGATTATGGAGGACCCCGAGGAGCGCCTCGAGCGGCAGTTCCTCGACCAGTGGTGTCAGGCGGCGGGCGAGGAGGCGAAGCTGCGGGTCGTCGTCGACCAGGTCGCCTCGCTGACGGATCAGTCGGCGCGCCTGTGGCATGCCCGATTCTGCGGGATGCTCAGGCATTAG
- a CDS encoding metal ABC transporter permease: MLSSTFMQRALIVAVLVGLAAPVVGTYLVQRRLTLLGDGIGHVALTGVALGWLAASAAGAIDKDAWAVPGAILASVIGVLLIEWMRTRGHASGDVALAMLFYGGIAGGVLLIGIAGGTTSNLNAYLFGSISTVTQTDTYLTIGLTILILAVGIGLRPALFALCHDEEFARASGLPTGLLSILISVTAALTVALAMRIVGALLVSALMVIPVAIAQSISRSFKATMRAAMAIGVVVAVTGLVVTYIKPWSPGATIVVLAVALYAVVVALRPLVMRALRRDVHRHPHPHHVPDVEVGGTDAPCEQAHLR, translated from the coding sequence ATGCTCTCCTCCACCTTCATGCAGCGCGCACTCATCGTCGCGGTGCTCGTCGGGCTCGCCGCCCCGGTGGTGGGCACCTACCTCGTCCAGCGCCGCCTGACCCTTCTTGGAGACGGGATCGGGCACGTGGCCCTGACTGGCGTTGCGCTCGGCTGGCTGGCCGCCAGCGCGGCCGGCGCGATCGACAAGGACGCGTGGGCCGTCCCGGGCGCTATCCTCGCCTCCGTGATCGGCGTGCTCCTCATCGAGTGGATGCGCACGCGCGGCCACGCCTCCGGCGACGTCGCGCTCGCCATGCTCTTTTACGGCGGTATCGCCGGAGGCGTGCTCCTCATCGGCATTGCGGGTGGCACCACGTCGAACCTCAACGCCTACCTCTTCGGCTCGATCTCCACCGTGACCCAGACCGACACCTACCTCACGATCGGGTTGACAATCCTCATTCTTGCCGTCGGTATCGGACTACGCCCAGCGCTCTTCGCACTGTGCCACGATGAGGAATTCGCCCGCGCCTCGGGGCTACCCACCGGGTTGCTGTCCATTCTCATCTCCGTGACGGCGGCGCTCACCGTCGCCCTCGCCATGCGGATCGTCGGGGCCCTCCTCGTCTCCGCGCTGATGGTAATCCCGGTGGCCATCGCCCAGTCCATCTCGCGTTCGTTCAAGGCCACGATGCGGGCAGCGATGGCGATCGGGGTCGTCGTCGCCGTCACCGGGCTGGTGGTCACCTACATCAAGCCCTGGTCCCCCGGCGCCACCATCGTCGTGCTAGCCGTGGCGCTGTACGCCGTCGTCGTCGCGCTCCGGCCGCTGGTCATGAGGGCACTTCGGCGCGACGTCCACCGCCACCCTCACCCCCACCACGTGCCCGACGTGGAGGTCGGTGGCACAGATGCGCCCTGCGAGCAAGCGCACTTACGCTAA
- a CDS encoding DedA family protein gives MSRKVDLVQIFDAIAGFVQSGPVAFVYLFFLFGAFSRSQAIYWIGRYMGSFIMTRGRPDAGWRLRVYDKIHADSTQRTIAVLRRRGWPMIPLSFLTVGLQTLIQLSAGVIAMPWLRYFVASIPGALAWALIYTTIGWAVWAATFRAATGSPWALLALLVLVVGIVLWRRTHNEPAAHATID, from the coding sequence GTGTCGCGTAAAGTAGACCTCGTGCAGATCTTCGACGCGATAGCAGGATTCGTCCAAAGTGGCCCGGTCGCGTTCGTCTACCTTTTCTTCCTCTTCGGCGCGTTCTCTCGCTCGCAGGCGATCTACTGGATCGGGCGCTACATGGGCTCCTTCATCATGACGCGCGGGCGGCCCGACGCCGGCTGGCGACTGCGTGTATACGACAAGATACACGCCGACTCCACCCAGCGCACCATCGCCGTGCTGCGCCGGCGCGGCTGGCCAATGATTCCGCTCTCTTTCCTCACGGTCGGCCTCCAGACCCTCATCCAGCTCTCCGCCGGAGTGATCGCCATGCCGTGGCTACGCTACTTCGTGGCGAGCATCCCGGGCGCGCTGGCCTGGGCTCTCATCTACACGACGATCGGCTGGGCCGTCTGGGCCGCGACCTTCCGGGCGGCCACGGGATCGCCGTGGGCGCTCCTAGCGCTGCTCGTCCTCGTCGTCGGCATTGTGCTCTGGCGGCGCACCCACAATGAGCCCGCCGCACACGCGACCATCGACTGA